Sequence from the Sphingobium indicum B90A genome:
CGCTGAGGGGCGCGGGCGGCAACGACACGCTGATCGGCAATGGCGGGTCCGATACGCTGAACGGCGCGGGCGGCAATGACAATATCGATGGCGGCGCGGGCGCCGACCGCATCACGGGAGGAGCGGGCGCGGACATATTGACGGGCGGCGCCGATGCCGACCTGTTCATCTACAATGCAACGGGCAACAGCACGCTCGCGGTCATGGACCGCATCATGGATTTCCAGCAGGGGATCGACCGGATCGACCTGTCCGGGATCGACGCCCTCTCCGCGCTGTCGGGAAACCAGGCCTTCAGCTTCATCGGCAATGCAGCCTTTTCAGGGGCGGGCCAGCTCCATGTCTATACCAACGGTACGGACAGCTTTGTCGAGGCGAATGTCGACAATAATCCGGCGACGGTGGATTTCGCGATCAGGCTGATCGGGGTGCACAACCTGACCGCGAGCGATTTCCTGCTTTAGCGACGGGGCCGGGGGAATGGCTGGCATCGGCTTCAGATTGGACCGGATAGCCCGGGAAGAGGGATTGGGCGGGATCGCCAACGCCGCCTTTCACGGGGCCGTGGTCAGTTCCGGGCCGTGGTTGATGACCGCCCTCGCGGTCTTCCTGCTACAGGGTTGGACGCGGTCCGCCATGGCTCCCGCCGATCATGCGATCATCCAGACCAGCCTGGTCTATGCCTTCGGCGTATCGACGGTGATCACGGCACCATTGGCGATGATCGCGACCCGCATGGCGTCGGATCGCTTCTATCTGGGGGAACGCGACGCCATCCCCGCCATCCTGCTCGCGGCGCTGGTGTGGGCGACGCTGGCCTCGCAGATCGCCGGCGGCCTGCTGTTTGGCCTGGCCGGAAGATTGCGGCCGGACCTGTTCCTGCTCGCGACCGCCATTCTGACGCTGTTCTCGCAAATCTGGATCGCCAGTCCCTTCCTACACGCGACATGGCGGCATCGGCCGATCTTCCTGGCCTATTTTTGCGGCATCGCGATGGTGACCCTGTGCCTGGTGCTGTTCCGCCCGACCGCGCCGGCCGCTGTCCTTGCATCCATCGCGGCGGGCCTGACCGTGACGCTGGCGCTGCTGATCGCCGCGATACGGGATGATTTTCCCAACAGCCCCGACTGGCGGACGGACTGGATCGGCCGGACGCCCGGCGTGCTGGCGCTGGGCGCGGCGGGGCTGGCCAATGCGCTGGCGATCTGGATCGACAAATGGCTGCTCTGGTGGGCGCCGGGCAGCGTCCAGGCCGTGGGGGCGCTGCGCGTCAATCCGGTCAACGACCAGGCCAGCTTCCTCGGCCTGCTCACGATGATCCCCGGCCTGACGCTGATCCTGGTCACGACGGAGACGCGGTTCGACCGCGCCTTCGCGGCGCTGATGGGCCATTGCATGGGCACCGCCAATCGCCGCCGGATCGAAAAGGCGCGGCGGAAGGTCGGCCGGACGATCCGGCTGGACCTGCGGCTGCTGATGGTGGAGCAGGCGATCCTCGCCGGCTTCTGCTGGGTTCTGGCGCCGGAGATCATCCGCCTGCTGGACATGAACGCGCGCGGCATATTCGGTTTCCGGCTGACGGCGGTTGGCGTGGTCTTCCACCTCGTCGCGATCCAGATGAGCATCATCCTGTCCTATTACGACCTTGCCGGCCGGATCGTGGCGGTCTGGGGCAGCTTCCTGCTGGCGAGCGCGGCGGGCACGCTGCTGTTTCGCGACAGCGGCTTCGCCGGCTTCGGCTTCGGCTATCTGGCGGGCGCGGTCACGGCGGCCTCGCTGGCCGTCGCGCTGGTGGCGGAGGCGACGGGCAGGCTCACCTATCTGCTTTTCGTCGGCAATAATCCGGCGGTGGTCGGCAATAGCGGCCTGTGGGCGAGGTTCTGGCCATGAGCGTCCTTCCCTTCCGCCGCCGCGATCTGCTGGCGCTGTCGCTGATGGTGTTCGGCCTTTCGGCCCGCGCTCTGCCCGAAATCGGCGCGGCCGATGGCTGGGGCGTGGATTATGGCGAGGCGACCGACCCCGCCGTGGCCCGCCGTTTCGGCCTTCTGGTGCTGGAGCCGGACTTCGCCCGCCCGCTCGCCCCGCTGCGCGGTCCCGGCAGCCGGTTGCTGGGCTATATCAGCCTGGGGGAGGTCCATGCCGGTCGCCCCTTCATCGCCGAACTGGAAAAGGCGGGCGCGCTGCGGCAGGCCAATCCGAACTGGCCGAAGGCGCGGCTCGTCGACCTGCGCGATCCCGCCTGGACCGGCCTGGTGATCGAACGCCTGATCCCCGCCATATTGCGCAAGGGCTATGACGGCATCTTCATGGACACGCTGGACAATGCGGAGGCGTTGGAGCGGCAGGATGCCGAGCGGAACAAGGGCATGGTGGCCGGCGCCGCGCGGCTGGTGCAGGCCATTCGCGCGCGCTTCCCCGACATGGCGATCATGATGAACCGGGGCTATGCCCTGCTGCCGCAGGTTGCCGGTCGGATCGACATCGTGCTGGCGGAGGCCATGGCGTCGCGCTGGAACTTCGCGGAGGGGCGCTATGAGATGACCTCAGCCGAAGACTGGCAATGGCAGGCGAACCATCTGTTCGCGGCCAGGCGGATCAATCCCCGCCTGGGGCTCGCCACGCTCGATTATTGGGATATGCGGGACACGGCCACTGTCGCCAGCCTCTATGCGCGGGAACGCGCCGCCGGATTCCAGCCCTATGTGTCCACCCTGGCCCTCGACCGGCTCATAGCGGAACCCCTGTCATGAAGATCGAAGCGCTGCGCAATCCGAACATGGCGTTCGTCGGACCGATCGCGGGGGGCGGGCTGCTGATCGCCGCCGCGGTGCTGCTGATGCCCAGCCACTGGCAGATCGCCGATGCGATCCGACGGGCGACATTCGCGCCGCCGCCGGTCGCCATGCCCTTGCCTCCACCGGGCACGGCCATTCTGATGCAGCGCTTCGCGCAAGGGAAAAGCCTTTCTCCTCCCGACCTCCAACGGCTGTTGAACGCTTCCGTGGCGACGGCCGACGCAAAGGTTCTGGGACGGCTTGCGGACGCCCTGGCGCGGGGCGGTGCGCCGGTTTCGAGCGCGCGGCTGACCTATGACATCATGGCGGGCGGACGTCCGGAGGTCGCGCTCGCCTTCCTGGAAGGCCGGCCGGACCGCGCTGCCCCGGCCCATTGGCGCCTGCGCTTCGACCTGCATCGCAAGGTCGGGGATGCGCAGGGCGCGGCCGACCTGGCGCGGGCGGCGGCGATGAACCCCGGAACCGCCCCGGCGAAAGATCTGGTCGAGGCCAGCTATGCGCTCGGCCAGCCGGACCTGCTGATCCTGGCGGCGGAACATGGCGCCATGGCGCCGCTTGACCCCGCCCGGTCGCTCGATCTGGCATCCTGGGCGAATGCGGCGGGACGCTATGACCTCATTGCCCGGATCGATCGGTCCGGGACGCCGCGCTGGCGGGAGCGGAACCCCTGGCTCGCCATGACCCTGGCGCAGCGGTCCGGCGACATCCGTTCGGCGCTCCGCTATGCCGCCATGCTGCCGACGGGGCGCGACGCGGCCCGCGAAAGCATCGTCATCGCATCCGGAAACAGGGATGCGGTGCGGCGATGGTTGCTTGATCGGGCGGCCGAGCCAGGCGCAGACCGTCCCGCCATCGCGCAACGCCTGCTGGAAGGGGGATTCCGATCGGATTCCATCGCCCTGCTTCGGCAGCAATCGGCCGCCGGGAACGACGCCGTTTCCGATGCGCGCATGCTGTACCTGATGGGGCCGCGCCCTGTCGCGCAGGACTTGGCCTGGCTGAAGGCGCGGGCATCGGCCGATCCGACATGGGTGCAGCCCTATGTCGAACGCGCGCGGCCTGCGGAGGCGCTGGCCTTTCTGGAGGCGGCCGGGAATGCGGACAGCAACGACATTCTGGTTCAGCGCATCGCACTGGCCAATGCGGCACGCGACAGGGCGGCGGCTGCGCGGGCGCTCGACCGGCTGCTCGACGGCCGTCCCCTTTCCGCCGCGCAGTTGAAGGCGGCCGCCGCTGCCCGCGTTCCGCCGGA
This genomic interval carries:
- a CDS encoding tetratricopeptide repeat protein, with amino-acid sequence MKIEALRNPNMAFVGPIAGGGLLIAAAVLLMPSHWQIADAIRRATFAPPPVAMPLPPPGTAILMQRFAQGKSLSPPDLQRLLNASVATADAKVLGRLADALARGGAPVSSARLTYDIMAGGRPEVALAFLEGRPDRAAPAHWRLRFDLHRKVGDAQGAADLARAAAMNPGTAPAKDLVEASYALGQPDLLILAAEHGAMAPLDPARSLDLASWANAAGRYDLIARIDRSGTPRWRERNPWLAMTLAQRSGDIRSALRYAAMLPTGRDAARESIVIASGNRDAVRRWLLDRAAEPGADRPAIAQRLLEGGFRSDSIALLRQQSAAGNDAVSDARMLYLMGPRPVAQDLAWLKARASADPTWVQPYVERARPAEALAFLEAAGNADSNDILVQRIALANAARDRAAAARALDRLLDGRPLSAAQLKAAAAARVPPERAAYYDLALANARIANGAAEPSDRLRLAWDGWNRGDAREAAGQLQVYLRERPDDRVALSLMADAQAKLKGEAGARPWIERSLALAPPLSVERAELLGRLGRAAEATAIVEALRRAAPADRKLDIMLARLLIAAGDPGRARKVLRP
- the pelG gene encoding exopolysaccharide Pel transporter PelG yields the protein MAGIGFRLDRIAREEGLGGIANAAFHGAVVSSGPWLMTALAVFLLQGWTRSAMAPADHAIIQTSLVYAFGVSTVITAPLAMIATRMASDRFYLGERDAIPAILLAALVWATLASQIAGGLLFGLAGRLRPDLFLLATAILTLFSQIWIASPFLHATWRHRPIFLAYFCGIAMVTLCLVLFRPTAPAAVLASIAAGLTVTLALLIAAIRDDFPNSPDWRTDWIGRTPGVLALGAAGLANALAIWIDKWLLWWAPGSVQAVGALRVNPVNDQASFLGLLTMIPGLTLILVTTETRFDRAFAALMGHCMGTANRRRIEKARRKVGRTIRLDLRLLMVEQAILAGFCWVLAPEIIRLLDMNARGIFGFRLTAVGVVFHLVAIQMSIILSYYDLAGRIVAVWGSFLLASAAGTLLFRDSGFAGFGFGYLAGAVTAASLAVALVAEATGRLTYLLFVGNNPAVVGNSGLWARFWP
- a CDS encoding endo alpha-1,4 polygalactosaminidase, with product MSVLPFRRRDLLALSLMVFGLSARALPEIGAADGWGVDYGEATDPAVARRFGLLVLEPDFARPLAPLRGPGSRLLGYISLGEVHAGRPFIAELEKAGALRQANPNWPKARLVDLRDPAWTGLVIERLIPAILRKGYDGIFMDTLDNAEALERQDAERNKGMVAGAARLVQAIRARFPDMAIMMNRGYALLPQVAGRIDIVLAEAMASRWNFAEGRYEMTSAEDWQWQANHLFAARRINPRLGLATLDYWDMRDTATVASLYARERAAGFQPYVSTLALDRLIAEPLS